From one Haloferax marinisediminis genomic stretch:
- a CDS encoding ABC transporter permease, which produces MRDADALFSIAARELRTVVRTPAVLALSVVFGLTVVAVAAAGSGSRGGYVPLVLDLTPFVEALVPLLAFALCYRAVLSDRQTGELDVLRTFDVSRPAYVGGVYLGRSLALVAVVFGSLLVAAATVPVLSPPKPTFLAVNAAADSPVAFLRFTVLAVVFALATAAVALAISAAARTTRQALAFAVGLLVVFIVGVDAAAVAGLASGTIGIDAVPFVLAASPNGAFRSLVFGVAVESGSGTTPLVALLGLGGWVVGALAVAVVTAWRPVE; this is translated from the coding sequence ATGAGAGACGCCGATGCGCTCTTTTCTATCGCGGCACGCGAACTCCGAACTGTCGTCCGAACGCCTGCCGTCCTCGCCCTCTCGGTCGTGTTCGGACTCACGGTCGTCGCCGTCGCGGCCGCAGGGTCAGGGTCGCGCGGTGGATACGTCCCACTCGTCCTCGATTTGACCCCGTTCGTCGAAGCGCTCGTCCCACTCCTCGCCTTCGCACTCTGTTACCGCGCAGTGCTCTCGGACCGACAGACCGGCGAGTTAGACGTCCTCCGAACGTTCGACGTCTCTCGTCCCGCCTACGTCGGCGGCGTGTATCTCGGGCGAAGTCTCGCACTCGTCGCCGTCGTCTTCGGGTCGCTTCTCGTCGCGGCCGCGACCGTGCCGGTGTTGTCACCGCCCAAGCCGACCTTCCTCGCGGTGAATGCGGCGGCCGATTCACCCGTCGCGTTCCTTCGGTTTACTGTCCTCGCAGTGGTCTTCGCGCTGGCGACAGCGGCTGTCGCACTCGCAATCTCAGCTGCCGCGCGCACCACCAGACAGGCACTCGCCTTCGCCGTCGGATTGCTCGTCGTCTTCATCGTCGGCGTCGACGCCGCAGCAGTCGCTGGACTCGCCTCGGGAACCATCGGAATCGACGCTGTCCCGTTCGTCCTCGCAGCGAGTCCGAACGGTGCGTTCCGGTCGCTCGTCTTCGGTGTCGCCGTCGAGTCAGGAAGCGGGACCACGCCGCTCGTGGCACTCCTTGGACTCGGTGGGTGGGTCGTTGGGGCACTCGCCGTCGCCGTCGTGACGGCGTGGCGCCCCGTCGAGTGA
- a CDS encoding FAD-dependent oxidoreductase — protein MDATVTVAAAHDVGPGTVAIEFETPAEFEANPGQFVKLSADVDGESYARFYTLSSPGVTDTFEVTVGIDPEEGGPFSRHLESLSAGDTIDLSGPFGQSYYDGEDRVVVLAGGPGIGPAVGIAEAAVADGNEAAVVYLDDAPAHEDRLDALGNDGASVVVTDDDADLSDAVAAALTGSEAEQVFVYGFADFVDAAVEAIEAAGGDADAAKVENFG, from the coding sequence ATGGACGCAACCGTCACCGTCGCCGCGGCCCACGACGTTGGGCCCGGAACGGTCGCCATCGAGTTCGAGACGCCAGCAGAGTTCGAGGCCAACCCCGGCCAGTTCGTCAAACTCTCTGCGGACGTCGACGGCGAGTCGTACGCCCGCTTCTACACGCTCTCTTCGCCCGGCGTGACCGACACGTTCGAAGTCACCGTCGGTATCGACCCCGAGGAAGGAGGTCCGTTCAGCCGACACCTCGAATCGCTCAGCGCGGGCGATACCATCGACCTCTCCGGTCCGTTCGGACAGAGCTACTACGACGGCGAAGACCGCGTCGTCGTCCTCGCCGGCGGCCCGGGCATCGGCCCCGCAGTCGGTATCGCCGAGGCGGCCGTCGCCGACGGAAACGAGGCCGCTGTCGTATACCTTGATGACGCGCCCGCGCATGAAGACCGACTCGACGCCCTCGGAAACGATGGCGCGAGCGTCGTCGTCACCGACGACGATGCTGACCTCTCCGACGCTGTGGCAGCAGCACTCACCGGAAGCGAAGCCGAGCAGGTGTTCGTCTACGGATTCGCCGACTTCGTCGACGCCGCCGTCGAGGCGATCGAGGCAGCGGGCGGCGACGCGGACGCCGCAAAAGTCGAAAACTTCGGATAG
- a CDS encoding 2-oxoacid:acceptor oxidoreductase subunit alpha gives MPADFNWAIGGEAGDGIDSTGKIFAQALSRAGRHVFTSKDFASRIRGGYTAYKVRTAIDPVQSVVDRLDVLIALTQRTIDENLDELHEGSVIIYDGDRSTMADVEIPEGMIGLDVPLKALAEEAGGAIMRNVVALGAACAVADFPIENLDSALKKRFGGKGEAIVENNKKAARAGLEYVHEEFDYEFDYDLETTDNDYVLINGDQAIGMGAIAAGCRFYAGYPITPATDVMEYLTGRIERYGGHVVQAEDELAAINLALGAARAGARSMTATSGPGIDLMAETFGLVATSETPLVIVDVMRSGPSTGMPTKQEQGDLNMMLYGGHGEIPRFVVAPTSISECFWKTVEAFNMAEKYQVPVYVAADLAMAVTEQTFAPEVFDMDKVEIDRGKVVDEDSIDEWLDEKGRFQPHALTDDGISPRAFPGTEQGAHMSTGLEHDELGRRTEDREMRVEQVDKRERKVETAKSSEDLSPREFGDADSDTLILSWGSNEGALVEALDFLEEDGIDVRFLSVPYMFPRPDLTEDIEAADEVIVVECNATGQFANVVEHDTLTRVKRINKYDGVRFKADELAEQIKATLDAEEVSA, from the coding sequence ATGCCTGCGGACTTCAATTGGGCCATCGGCGGCGAGGCTGGCGATGGTATCGACTCCACGGGGAAGATTTTCGCTCAGGCACTCTCCCGGGCTGGACGTCACGTGTTCACCTCTAAGGATTTCGCATCGCGAATCCGTGGTGGCTACACGGCGTACAAGGTTCGGACTGCCATCGACCCCGTACAGAGCGTCGTCGACAGACTCGACGTGCTCATCGCACTTACACAACGAACAATCGACGAGAACCTCGACGAACTCCACGAGGGCTCCGTCATCATCTACGACGGTGACCGCTCGACTATGGCTGACGTCGAGATTCCGGAGGGGATGATTGGGCTGGACGTTCCCCTCAAAGCACTCGCCGAGGAAGCGGGTGGCGCCATCATGCGCAACGTCGTCGCACTGGGTGCGGCGTGCGCCGTCGCCGACTTCCCCATCGAGAACCTCGACAGCGCACTCAAGAAGCGCTTCGGCGGGAAGGGCGAGGCCATCGTCGAGAACAACAAGAAAGCAGCTCGCGCCGGACTCGAATACGTTCACGAAGAGTTCGACTACGAGTTCGACTACGACCTCGAAACGACGGACAACGACTACGTCCTCATCAACGGCGACCAGGCAATCGGTATGGGTGCCATCGCCGCTGGCTGTCGCTTCTACGCCGGCTACCCCATCACTCCCGCGACCGACGTGATGGAGTACCTGACCGGCCGAATCGAGCGCTACGGTGGCCACGTCGTGCAGGCGGAAGACGAACTCGCCGCCATCAACCTCGCACTCGGTGCGGCACGCGCCGGTGCACGCTCGATGACGGCGACCTCCGGTCCGGGTATCGACCTGATGGCCGAGACGTTCGGTCTCGTCGCCACCTCGGAGACGCCACTCGTCATCGTCGACGTCATGCGCTCCGGTCCCTCGACGGGGATGCCGACGAAGCAAGAACAGGGCGACCTGAACATGATGCTCTACGGCGGCCACGGCGAGATTCCGCGGTTCGTCGTCGCTCCGACCAGTATCTCTGAGTGTTTCTGGAAGACGGTCGAAGCGTTCAACATGGCCGAGAAGTACCAGGTTCCGGTCTACGTCGCGGCCGACCTCGCGATGGCCGTCACGGAACAGACCTTCGCACCGGAAGTCTTCGACATGGACAAAGTCGAAATCGACCGCGGCAAGGTCGTCGACGAAGACTCCATCGACGAATGGCTCGACGAGAAGGGCCGGTTCCAACCGCACGCCCTCACCGACGACGGCATCAGTCCGCGCGCGTTCCCCGGAACGGAACAGGGTGCCCACATGTCGACGGGTCTCGAACACGACGAACTCGGTCGCCGGACCGAAGACAGAGAGATGCGTGTCGAGCAGGTCGACAAGCGCGAACGCAAGGTCGAGACGGCGAAATCGTCCGAAGACCTCTCGCCGCGTGAGTTCGGTGACGCCGACTCCGACACCCTCATCCTCTCGTGGGGTTCGAACGAGGGTGCGCTCGTCGAAGCACTCGACTTCCTCGAAGAGGATGGCATCGACGTTCGCTTCCTGTCCGTGCCGTACATGTTCCCGCGTCCCGACCTGACCGAGGACATCGAGGCGGCCGACGAAGTCATCGTCGTCGAATGTAACGCGACGGGACAGTTCGCGAACGTCGTCGAACACGACACACTGACCCGCGTCAAGCGCATAAACAAGTACGACGGCGTCCGCTTCAAGGCGGACGAACTCGCAGAGCAGATTAAGGCAACCCTCGACGCAGAGGAGGTTTCAGCATGA
- a CDS encoding 2-oxoacid:ferredoxin oxidoreductase subunit beta — protein MSSDVRFTDFKSDKQPTWCPGCGDFGTMNGIMKALANSGTDPDNTFVVAGIGCSGKIGTYMHSYAIHGVHGRSLPVAAGVKLANPNLTVVAAGGDGDGYSIGAGHFIHAVRRNVDMAYTVMDNRIYGLTKGQASPTSREDFETSTTPDGPQQPPVNPHALALAAGGTFIAQSFATDHKRHAEIVQAAIEHDGFGFVNVFSPCVTFNDVDTYDYFRDNLVDLADTDHDPTDYDAAKEKILDSSKEYEGIIYQDESSVSYEEKFGVTENMSDIPSGAPDDAMDLVREFY, from the coding sequence ATGAGCTCAGACGTCCGCTTCACCGACTTCAAATCAGACAAGCAACCGACCTGGTGTCCCGGCTGTGGGGACTTCGGGACGATGAACGGCATCATGAAGGCGCTGGCCAACTCCGGCACCGACCCCGACAACACGTTCGTGGTCGCCGGTATCGGCTGTTCCGGCAAGATTGGAACGTACATGCACTCGTACGCCATCCACGGCGTCCACGGGCGCTCGCTTCCCGTCGCCGCCGGCGTCAAACTGGCCAACCCCAACCTGACCGTCGTCGCCGCCGGTGGTGACGGTGACGGGTACTCGATTGGTGCAGGCCACTTCATCCACGCTGTCCGCCGCAACGTCGACATGGCGTACACCGTCATGGACAACCGCATCTACGGCCTGACGAAGGGGCAGGCGTCGCCGACCTCGCGTGAGGACTTCGAGACGTCCACGACGCCCGACGGCCCACAACAGCCGCCGGTCAATCCGCACGCACTCGCACTGGCCGCCGGTGGGACGTTCATCGCGCAGTCGTTCGCGACCGACCACAAGCGCCACGCCGAAATCGTGCAGGCAGCCATCGAACACGACGGCTTCGGCTTCGTGAACGTGTTCAGTCCGTGTGTCACGTTCAACGACGTGGACACCTACGACTACTTCCGCGACAACCTCGTGGACCTCGCAGACACCGACCACGACCCGACCGACTACGACGCGGCCAAAGAGAAGATTCTCGACTCCTCGAAGGAGTACGAGGGAATCATCTACCAAGACGAGAGCTCCGTCTCCTACGAAGAGAAGTTCGGCGTCACGGAGAACATGTCCGACATCCCATCGGGCGCACCCGACGACGCGATGGACCTCGTTCGCGAGTTCTACTAA
- a CDS encoding DUF6517 family protein, whose protein sequence is MRLLRPAFALAFVVILAGCLGGTTTISAEPATIPSSAYETHGYVHGNSTVIPLSYNVGVGPASRTVGVEMWASGYSKTTADDDIADITGLLVLSSPNREVAGQSANPLANLGNRELVGAGLELLSDAQALGNVPEVNGLREIEARPVTILGEETELVTYAGTVVVEPGETTVDGESVAYDGGSAEVRVHLATVEHEGDVIVVLAVHGAEVDESDAIAALAGAVEHPGTVEKTGA, encoded by the coding sequence ATGCGACTACTCCGTCCAGCCTTCGCGCTCGCGTTCGTCGTCATCCTCGCCGGGTGCCTCGGTGGGACGACTACCATCTCTGCCGAACCCGCGACGATTCCGTCGTCGGCGTACGAGACACACGGCTACGTCCACGGAAACAGCACCGTGATTCCACTCTCGTACAACGTCGGTGTTGGCCCGGCGTCGAGAACAGTGGGCGTCGAGATGTGGGCGTCCGGCTACTCGAAGACGACCGCTGACGACGACATCGCCGACATCACTGGACTGCTCGTTCTCTCTTCGCCGAACAGAGAAGTCGCCGGTCAGTCGGCGAACCCGCTGGCGAACCTCGGCAATCGCGAACTCGTCGGGGCTGGACTCGAACTGCTCTCGGATGCACAGGCACTCGGAAACGTTCCAGAAGTCAACGGGCTTCGAGAAATCGAAGCGCGACCCGTGACGATACTCGGTGAAGAGACGGAACTCGTCACCTACGCTGGCACGGTTGTGGTCGAACCCGGTGAGACCACCGTCGACGGGGAGTCGGTCGCCTACGACGGTGGCAGCGCCGAGGTTCGAGTCCATCTCGCGACGGTCGAACACGAAGGAGACGTCATCGTCGTTCTCGCGGTCCACGGCGCGGAGGTCGACGAGTCAGACGCGATTGCAGCGTTAGCAGGCGCTGTCGAACATCCGGGAACGGTCGAAAAAACGGGAGCGTAA
- a CDS encoding aldo/keto reductase, with amino-acid sequence MPMLGLGTWENTNPDECENAVKTALEMGYRHIDTAQIYGNEAEVGAGIAAADVDREDIFLATKVWINELSHDDVIESTEESLEKLGVDYVDLLYVHWPAREYDAEESLAAFDELVERGLTKRVGISNFEPEQVRNAVELSDSGIFANQIELHPLLQQDELREVCAEEGVEIVAYSPLARGKVFDVDVLSDIAEKHDVSEPQVSLAWLREKGVTAIPKATSEAHIRDNWESLDLELDDEDIEAIDAIESVDRRVDPDFAPW; translated from the coding sequence ATGCCGATGCTCGGCCTCGGAACCTGGGAGAACACGAACCCCGACGAGTGTGAAAACGCCGTCAAGACGGCGCTGGAGATGGGCTACCGCCACATCGACACGGCACAGATTTACGGGAACGAAGCAGAGGTCGGTGCCGGTATCGCCGCCGCCGACGTCGACCGAGAGGACATCTTCCTCGCGACCAAGGTGTGGATCAACGAACTCTCGCACGACGACGTCATCGAGAGCACCGAAGAGAGCCTCGAAAAGCTCGGCGTCGACTACGTCGACCTGCTGTACGTCCACTGGCCGGCCCGCGAGTACGACGCCGAAGAGTCGCTCGCCGCGTTCGACGAACTCGTCGAGCGGGGGCTGACGAAGCGTGTGGGTATCTCCAACTTCGAACCCGAACAGGTCCGCAACGCCGTCGAACTCTCCGACTCGGGTATCTTCGCGAACCAAATCGAACTCCACCCGCTCCTCCAGCAGGACGAACTCCGTGAGGTGTGCGCCGAGGAAGGCGTCGAAATCGTCGCGTACTCCCCACTCGCTCGCGGGAAAGTGTTCGACGTGGACGTGCTCTCGGACATCGCCGAGAAACACGACGTGAGCGAGCCACAGGTGTCGCTCGCGTGGCTCCGTGAGAAGGGCGTCACGGCCATCCCGAAGGCGACGAGCGAAGCACACATCCGCGACAACTGGGAGTCGCTCGACCTCGAACTCGACGACGAAGATATCGAGGCAATCGACGCCATCGAGTCAGTCGACCGTCGCGTCGACCCCGACTTCGCACCCTGGTAA
- a CDS encoding DUF7333 family protein — translation MEFDLPKTVALLVGLVAVGTAALVGMGVMATSTVLMMVTPAMLVFGAVCLAIGVKHGEYRALD, via the coding sequence ATGGAGTTCGACCTCCCCAAGACAGTCGCACTGCTCGTCGGTCTGGTCGCAGTTGGAACCGCGGCGCTCGTCGGGATGGGTGTCATGGCGACGAGTACCGTGTTGATGATGGTGACGCCTGCGATGCTCGTCTTCGGTGCAGTCTGTCTCGCAATCGGTGTCAAACACGGCGAGTACCGCGCGCTCGACTGA